A part of Aquaspirillum sp. LM1 genomic DNA contains:
- a CDS encoding glycosyltransferase family 4 protein yields the protein MIVCIAVNAAWNVVNFRLGLIQALLAQGHQVHVLAPAGPEFSILEQLGCMVYPLNIDCKGSNPINDIRLMLQLHAYYTRVCPDVVLHYTIKPVIYGSLAAHHLGIPVLNTVTGLGTAFLSSGWLQSVVKKLYRLALKPTSSVIFQNPDDKQLFLDNNLVSETQALLVPGSGIDIERFSPVPLPDQQGDRPVFLLLGRMLRDKGIAEFVEAAQWLKTQGLQARFVLLGFLGVENLSAVTREQMEAWVATGIVEYWGETSDVRPMIARADCVVLPSYREGMPRTLLEASAMGRPLVATDVPGCREVVQDGVNGALCRVKDGPSLAQAMLRIAQLSPAQRLALGLAGRERVERLFAERYVINCYLKAISGMLK from the coding sequence ATGATCGTGTGTATTGCAGTGAATGCTGCGTGGAATGTAGTTAATTTTCGCTTAGGGCTGATCCAAGCATTGCTGGCTCAGGGGCATCAGGTACATGTGCTGGCACCTGCTGGCCCTGAGTTTAGTATTCTTGAACAGCTCGGTTGTATGGTGTATCCTCTGAATATTGATTGTAAAGGCTCAAATCCAATTAATGACATCAGGCTAATGTTGCAGTTGCATGCCTATTACACTCGAGTGTGCCCTGATGTGGTTTTGCACTACACCATCAAGCCTGTGATTTATGGGTCGCTGGCAGCGCATCACCTGGGGATCCCTGTTCTGAATACAGTTACGGGTCTGGGAACTGCATTTTTGTCTTCTGGCTGGTTACAGTCGGTGGTAAAAAAACTTTATCGGCTTGCATTGAAACCAACTTCCTCGGTAATTTTCCAGAATCCAGATGATAAACAACTGTTTTTAGATAATAATCTAGTGAGTGAAACTCAAGCTCTTTTGGTGCCGGGTTCTGGGATTGATATTGAACGCTTTTCCCCTGTCCCACTGCCTGATCAGCAAGGGGATCGTCCTGTGTTTTTGCTGTTGGGACGAATGCTACGTGATAAAGGTATCGCCGAGTTTGTTGAAGCCGCTCAGTGGCTCAAGACACAGGGTTTGCAAGCCAGATTTGTTTTGCTAGGTTTTTTGGGGGTAGAAAACCTATCTGCGGTGACGCGTGAACAGATGGAGGCTTGGGTGGCCACTGGCATAGTTGAATACTGGGGCGAAACCAGCGACGTGCGTCCCATGATTGCACGGGCCGATTGTGTGGTGCTGCCCTCCTATAGAGAAGGCATGCCGCGCACCTTGCTGGAAGCTTCGGCCATGGGACGTCCACTGGTGGCTACCGATGTGCCGGGGTGTCGTGAGGTGGTGCAGGACGGTGTCAATGGTGCTTTGTGCCGAGTTAAGGACGGTCCCTCGCTGGCCCAGGCCATGTTGCGCATCGCTCAGCTTAGCCCTGCACAGCGCTTGGCGTTAGGGCTGGCTGGTCGGGAGCGAGTCGAGCGCCTTTTTGCTGAGCGTTATGTTATTAATTGTTATCTCAAAGCAATATCGGGTATGTTAAAATAG
- a CDS encoding carbohydrate deacetylase, with protein sequence MKKKLIVNADDFGLSPSVNQAILDVFLQGNLTSTTLMVNMPGTEHALAMARQYPALSVGLHFCLTEGKAITGVSSLTDQAGVFFSRKTLLARCASGQVRVADIRAEFRAQVDFFSRHQLTLAHIDSHQHAHMTPLVFFAILSEVNRLQVPIRLAFSSAPFHLLWQRPVRFFKQGVLRMVTAVYKMMLRVPTNDALISVHDLGKMQFAVEDYLQLMKQSRGQCVELFIHPYRSGPDLQALYADSWEAHAEFIGKCYAEHHVLAVENVLSKFEGEVTTYAKI encoded by the coding sequence GTGAAAAAAAAATTAATTGTAAATGCTGATGATTTTGGGCTTTCGCCATCGGTGAATCAAGCTATTTTAGATGTGTTTTTACAGGGTAATCTGACATCCACCACATTGATGGTGAATATGCCGGGCACCGAGCACGCGCTGGCCATGGCCCGCCAGTATCCTGCGCTGAGTGTGGGCTTACATTTTTGCCTGACCGAAGGGAAGGCAATAACTGGCGTATCATCTTTGACTGATCAGGCAGGGGTGTTTTTTTCTCGTAAAACGCTACTTGCGCGGTGTGCCTCTGGTCAGGTGAGGGTGGCTGATATTCGTGCTGAATTTCGGGCGCAGGTCGATTTTTTTTCTCGTCATCAATTGACTCTGGCTCATATTGATTCACATCAGCATGCACATATGACTCCGCTAGTATTTTTTGCGATTTTATCTGAGGTCAATCGGCTGCAGGTTCCTATTCGTTTGGCATTTTCTTCGGCACCGTTTCACTTGTTGTGGCAACGCCCTGTGCGTTTTTTTAAGCAAGGTGTTTTGCGTATGGTTACGGCTGTCTATAAAATGATGTTGCGTGTACCAACAAACGATGCATTAATTTCCGTGCATGATTTGGGTAAAATGCAATTTGCTGTTGAAGATTATCTTCAATTGATGAAGCAGAGTAGGGGGCAGTGTGTTGAGCTATTTATTCACCCCTATCGCTCCGGTCCTGATCTTCAGGCGCTATATGCTGATTCTTGGGAGGCTCATGCCGAATTTATCGGAAAATGTTATGCTGAACATCATGTTTTGGCTGTCGAAAACGTACTGAGTAAATTCGAAGGTGAGGTAACCACATATGCAAAAATCTGA
- a CDS encoding glycosyltransferase has protein sequence MTTALGTGGAEMALFRVLNALRPKGVQPLVVSIMALQGEHFPEMGIEIRSLDMPRARLNWQAVSRLRAIVKEFQPDIVQGWMYHSNVLAHLARYFAASQRHIPLAIAIRSSMTIFAQEKRLTRLVVHLDAWLSRWADRIFYVSRLGAQQHTNFGYSSQQAMVIPNGFDCSVFHPMPEARLSVCEELGLSPNCPLIGLIARWQPLKNHRGFFAAAAMLVRQYPDANFLCIGRGCSADNPEVLACVPEEIRHQVHLLAERGDIPRLTAALDIAVNASHAEAFPNVVGEAMACGIPMVVTDVGDSAWILDGCGRVVMPRDDFALSDAMAALLALPQHERKQLGHQACNRIVEHFSLAAVADHYFQEWSSLLRRPD, from the coding sequence TTGACTACTGCGTTGGGCACTGGCGGTGCTGAAATGGCGCTGTTTCGTGTACTCAATGCGCTTCGCCCCAAGGGAGTTCAGCCACTGGTCGTGTCTATCATGGCGCTACAGGGTGAGCATTTTCCTGAGATGGGGATCGAAATTCGCTCACTGGATATGCCTCGGGCGCGGCTCAATTGGCAAGCAGTATCTCGGCTTCGTGCCATTGTGAAAGAGTTTCAGCCAGATATAGTGCAAGGCTGGATGTATCATAGCAATGTTTTAGCGCACTTAGCTCGTTACTTTGCTGCTTCGCAACGGCATATTCCTTTGGCAATTGCCATTCGTAGTTCGATGACTATTTTTGCCCAGGAAAAGCGTTTAACCCGGCTGGTGGTGCACCTAGATGCCTGGCTGTCACGCTGGGCCGATCGAATTTTTTATGTGTCTCGCCTAGGGGCTCAACAGCATACGAATTTTGGCTATTCCAGTCAGCAAGCCATGGTGATTCCAAATGGTTTTGATTGTTCGGTTTTTCACCCGATGCCCGAGGCAAGACTGAGTGTATGTGAGGAGCTTGGCCTTTCCCCCAACTGTCCATTGATTGGCTTGATTGCACGCTGGCAGCCACTGAAAAACCACCGGGGGTTTTTTGCTGCGGCAGCCATGTTGGTTCGTCAATATCCAGATGCAAACTTTCTTTGTATTGGCCGTGGATGTTCGGCAGATAATCCAGAGGTACTGGCGTGTGTGCCAGAAGAAATTCGGCATCAGGTTCACTTGTTGGCTGAACGGGGCGATATTCCACGGCTGACTGCTGCCCTGGATATTGCTGTCAATGCTTCGCATGCCGAGGCATTTCCAAATGTAGTTGGAGAGGCGATGGCGTGTGGTATTCCGATGGTGGTGACCGACGTTGGAGATTCTGCCTGGATTCTGGATGGTTGCGGGCGTGTGGTTATGCCGAGGGACGATTTTGCGCTGAGTGATGCGATGGCTGCCTTACTGGCCTTGCCGCAGCATGAACGGAAGCAACTGGGGCATCAAGCATGCAATCGTATTGTTGAGCATTTTTCCTTGGCTGCTGTAGCTGATCACTATTTTCAGGAGTGGTCGTCTTTGCTCAGACGCCCAGATTAA